TCGATCTGCGCGATCGTGACGGCATCACCCAGATCATCTTCAGCCCGCAGCAGAACGCCGAGATCTTCGAGAATGCCAAGGACCTGCGCAACGAGTTCGTCATCGCCGTGACCGGCGTGGTCGACAAGCGCGGCGAGGGAACCGTCAACACCCGCCAGGCCACGGGCGAGATCGAGGTGCGCGCCCAGGCGCTGCGGCTGCTCAACACCTCGAAGGTGCCCCCCATCCCCATCAACGAAGACAAGGCCCTCGACGACGGCCTGCGCATGAAGTACCGCTTCCTCGACCTTCGCCGCGGCGTCATGCAGCAGCGCATCATCACCCGCCACAAGGTGGGCAAGGCCATGCGCGAATTCCTGAGCGGTCAGGGCTTCCTCGAGATCGAGACCCCCATGCTGGTGCGCAGCACGCCCGAAGGCGCCCGCGACTACCTCGTTCCCAGCCGCGTGAACCCGGGCAGGTTCTATGCCCTGCCCCAGTCGCCCCAGCTCTTCAAGCAGCTGCTCATGGTGAGCGGTCTCGAGCGCTACTTCCAGATCGCCCGCTGCTTCCGCGACGAAGATCTGCGCGCTGATCGCCAGCCCGAGTTCACCCAGCTCGACCTTGAGATGTCGTTCGTCGAGCAAGACGATGTGTTCAACATCATCGAGGGAACCCTCAAGCACGTCTTCAAGCAGGTGCTCGACCTCGACCTGCAGACACCGTTCCCCCGCATGCCCTACTACGAGGCGGCTGAGCGCTACGGCAGCGACAAGCCCGACACGCGCTTCGGCATGGAGATCTTCGACGTCACCGAGACGCTGCGCGGCGTCGACTTCGCGGTCTTCAAGGGCATCATCGAAGGCGGCGGCCTGCTGAAGGGCATCGCGGTGCCCGGCGGCGCGTCGCTGTCGCGCAAGGAGACCGACGAGCTCACCGCCCTCGTCAAGGGCTGGGGGGCGGGCGGCCTGTTCACCATCGGCCTGCAGGAAGACGGCACACTGCGCTCGTCGCTAGCGAAATACCTCGACGACGCCACCTCGACCGCGCTGCGCGAGAAGAGCGGCGCGAAGAACGGCGACATGCTCTTCCTCGTGGGGGGCGACAAGGCCAAGGCCCTCGAGGTGCTGGGCAAGCTTCGTCTCGAGATGGGGCGACGGCTCAAGCTCATCCCCATGCCAGGCACGGTGGTTCCCAATCCGGAGACTCAAGCCTACAACTTCCTCTGGGTGGTGAACTTCCCGCAGTTCCAGTGGAATGCCGAGGAGCAGCGCCTCGAGGCCGAGCACCATCCGTTCACGTCTCCGCTGCCGGAAGACATCCCCCTGATGAAGACCGAACCGCTGAAGGTGCGCTCGAGCGCCTACGACCTCG
Above is a window of Pseudomonadota bacterium DNA encoding:
- the aspS gene encoding aspartate--tRNA ligase encodes the protein MQPEPLLGLKRSHSCGALRADHCGETVTLMGWVHRRRDLGGLIFIDLRDRDGITQIIFSPQQNAEIFENAKDLRNEFVIAVTGVVDKRGEGTVNTRQATGEIEVRAQALRLLNTSKVPPIPINEDKALDDGLRMKYRFLDLRRGVMQQRIITRHKVGKAMREFLSGQGFLEIETPMLVRSTPEGARDYLVPSRVNPGRFYALPQSPQLFKQLLMVSGLERYFQIARCFRDEDLRADRQPEFTQLDLEMSFVEQDDVFNIIEGTLKHVFKQVLDLDLQTPFPRMPYYEAAERYGSDKPDTRFGMEIFDVTETLRGVDFAVFKGIIEGGGLLKGIAVPGGASLSRKETDELTALVKGWGAGGLFTIGLQEDGTLRSSLAKYLDDATSTALREKSGAKNGDMLFLVGGDKAKALEVLGKLRLEMGRRLKLIPMPGTVVPNPETQAYNFLWVVNFPQFQWNAEEQRLEAEHHPFTSPLPEDIPLMKTEPLKVRSSAYDLVLNGNELGSGSIRIHQRPLQELVFEAIGLDLAAANEKFGFLMEAFEFGAPPHGGIALGFDRLTALMSGIDSIREVIAFPKNQNAVDMLTGAPVEPTPEQLAL